Proteins from one Triticum aestivum cultivar Chinese Spring chromosome 7A, IWGSC CS RefSeq v2.1, whole genome shotgun sequence genomic window:
- the LOC123153367 gene encoding uncharacterized protein produces the protein MSLLPVEVLEGRETEIGPVARVPRERPAKSLHQIATAPNRSSPNRTLIHTVLSHTNAAAPAPVLVRLRSPPPTTTPIGVDGARCVEVDVASFHSHARSNPRLPPFDTTDGVSRWIRRCRPPLPHQTPRRSPSLLHWPASVAMTSARGTVAAWLLRCLRVVAPPPCCRAPILRSPPRLGADEDRRDPRHCFLHPAARAVPALHYAGTPRCSDPSWWKPDTGFPTEVDGGFEDLQAAEDLGDSEDL, from the exons ATGTCGTTACTGCCGGTAGAAGTACTTGAGG GGCGCGAGACTGAAATTGGCCCAGTTGCGCGCGTACCGCGCGAGAGGCCCGCGAAAAGTTTGCACCAAATAGCCACCGCCCCAAATAGGTCTTCCCCAAATCGAACCCTCATCCACACTGTCCTCTCCCACAccaacgccgccgcccccgcccccgtccTCGTCCGCCTTAGAtctccaccgccgacgacgaccccCATCGGTGTCGATGGCGCCCGATGCGTCGAGGTCGACGTCGCCTCCTTCCATAGTCATGCGAGGTCGAATCCTCGGCTCCCTCCCTTCGACACCACCGATGGTGTGTCGAGGTGGATCCGTCGATGTCGCCCCCCTCTCCCGCACCAGACCCCGCGGAGAAGTCCGAGCCTCCTCCATTGGCCTGCGAGCGTGGCGATGACAAGCGCTAGAGGAACCGTTGCTGCTTGGCTCCTCCGCTGTCTCAGGGTCGTCGCGCCACCACCATGCTGTCGCGCTCCTATTCTCCGCAGCCCTCCACGGCTCGGCGCTGACGAGGACCGACGGGATCCCCGCCACTGCTTCCTCCACCCAGCGGCGAGAGCTGTGCCCGCTCTTCACTACGCCGGCACACCACGCTGCTCAGATCCGTCATGGTGGAAACCCGATACAG GTTTCCCTACAGAAGTTGATGGGGGTTTCGAAGATCTTCAAGCTGCTGAAGATTTGGGAGATTCGGAAGATCTTTAA